A genomic window from Macaca thibetana thibetana isolate TM-01 chromosome 16, ASM2454274v1, whole genome shotgun sequence includes:
- the LOC126939820 gene encoding cytochrome c oxidase subunit 6B1-like gives MAEEDIETKSKNYKTAPFDSRFPNQNQTRNCWQNYLDFHHCQKAMTAKGGAISVCEWYQCVYQSLCSTSWVIDWDDQRAEGTFPGKI, from the coding sequence ATGGCGGAAGAAGACATTGAGACCAAAAGCAAGAACTACAAGACTGCCCCTTTTGACAGCCGCTTCCCCAACCAGAACCAGACCAGGAACTGCTGGCAGAACTACTTGGACTTCCACCACTGTCAGAAGGCAATGACCGCTAAAGGAGGCGCTATCTCTGTGTGCGAATGGTACCAGTGTGTGTACCAGTCCCTCTGCTCCACATCCTGGGTCATAGACTGGGACGACCAACGGGCTGAAGGCACGTTTCCTGGGAAGATCTGA
- the CTC1 gene encoding CST complex subunit CTC1 isoform X1 — protein MAVGGAQVSSSEQAWLEDAQVFIQKTLCPAVKQPHVQLTPLVIDCVKTVWLSQGRNQGSTLPLSYSFVSVQDLKTHQHLPCCSHLSWSSTAYQAWAQEAGPNGNPLPREQLLLLGTLTDLPGDLEQECRNGSLYVRDNTGVLSCELIDLDLSWLGHLFLFPHWSYLPPARWNSSGEGHLELWDAPVPVFPLTVSPGPLTPIPVLYPESASRLLRLRNKLRGVQRNLAGNLVRLSALVKSKQKAYFILSLGRSPPAVTHVSVIVQVPAQLVWHRALRPGTAYVLTELRVSKIRGQRHHVWMTSQSSRLLLLKPECVQELELELEGPLLETDPKPLPMPSISEDEKDPKGLVRYSRLLSYSGAVTGVLNEPAGVYELDGQLGLCLAYQQFRGLRRVMRPGVCLQLQDVHLLQSVGGGTRRPVLAPCLRGAVLLQSFSRQKPGTHSSRQAYGASLYEQLVWERQLGLPLYLWATKALEELACKLCPHVLRHHQFLQHSSPGSPGLGLQLLAPTLDLLALPGSPVRNPHSEILEEPHHCPLQKYTRLQTPSSFPTLAALKEEGQRKAWASFDPKALLPLPEASHLSSCQLNRRLAWSWLCLLPSAFHPAQVLLGVLVASSHKGCLQLRDQSGSLPCLLLAKHSQPLSDPRLIGCLVRAERFQLIIERDVRSSFPSWKELSVPGFIQKQQARVYVQFFLADALILPVPRPSLHSATPSIPQTDPTSPEGPHLGQSRLFLLCHKEALMKRNFCVSPGASPEVPKPTLSFCVLGSWLGGTQRKEGTGWGLPEPQGNDDKDQKVHLIFFGASVRWFEFLHPGQVYRLVAPGPPTPMLFEKDGSSCISRRPLELAACASCLTVQDNWTLELESSQDIQDVLDANKALPESSLTDLLSDNLTDSLVSFSAEILSRTLCEPLVASLWMKLGNTGAMRRCVKLTVALETAGCEFPPHLDVYIEDPYLPPSLGLLPGARVHFSQLEKRVSRSHNVYCCFRSSTYVQVLSFPPETTISVPLPYIYLAQLLQGGQSPFQATTSCHIVSVFSLQLFWVCAYCTSICPQGKCSRLGPTCPTQTSVSQATIRLLVEDGTAEAVVTCRNHHVAAALGLCPREWASLLEFVRVPGRVGLQFAGPGAQLESSARVDEPMTMFLWTLCTSPSVLRPIVLSFELERKPSKIVPLEPPRLQRFQCGELPFLTHVNPRLRLSCLSIRESEHSSSLGALASSW, from the exons ATGGCGGTTGGCGGGGCTCAGGTCTCTTCCTCT GAACAAGCCTGGCTTGAGGATGCTCAGGTCTTCATCCAAAAGACCCTGTGTCCAGCTGTCAAGCAGCCTCATGTCCAGTTGACTCCATTGGTAATTGATTGTGTGAAGACTGTCTGGTTGTCCCAGGGAAGGAATCAAGGTTCTACGCTGCCCCTCAGCTATAG CTTCGTCTCAGTACAGGACCTCAAGACTCACCAGCATCTCCCATGCTGTAGCCATCTGTCCTGGAGCAGTACTGCATACCAGGCCTGGGCCCAAGAGGCTGGACCAAATGGGAACCCCCTGCCCCGAGAGCAGCTGTTGCTTTTAGGGACACTAACAGACCTACCAGGGGACTTGGAACAAGAGTGCAGGAACGGAAGCCTCTATGTGAGAGATAACACTGGCGTCCTGAGCTGTGAG CTCATCGACCTGGACCTTTCTTGGTTGGGCCATCTTTTTCTGTTCCCCCATTGGAGTTACCTCCCTCCTGCCAGGTGGAATTCCTCAGGGGAGGGGCACTTGGAGCTGTGGGATGCCCCTGTGCCAGTGTTTCCTTTGACCGTCAGTCCTGGCCCGCTCACTCCTATCCCTGTCCTCTACCCAGAGAGTGCTTCCCGCCTGCTCAGGCTCAG aaACAAGCTCAGAGGTGTGCAGCGAAACCTGGCTGGGAATCTGGTTCGACTGAGTGCTCTGGTGAAAAGTAAGCAGAAAGCTTACTTCATCCTGTCTCTTGGTAGATCACCCCCAGCTGTCACCCACGTGTCTGTCATCGTGCAG GTCCCTGCCCAGCTGGTGTGGCACAGAGCCCTTCGGCCTGGTACAGCCTATGTGCTGACAGAACTACGAGTGTCCAAGATCCGTGGTCAGCGCCACCATGTTTGGATGACCAGTCAGTCCTCCCGTTTGTTGCTGCTGAAACCAGAATGTGTGCAGGAGCTGGAACTGGAGCTGGAAGGACCCCTCTTAGAGACTGATCCCAAACCACTCCCCATGCCCAGCATTTCCGAGGACGAGAAGGATCCAAAAGGTCTTGTCCGGTATTCTAGACTCCTGTCCTATTCG GGAGCAGTGACTGGTGTGTTGAATGAGCCCGCTGGCGTCTATGAGCTGGATGGGCAGCTGGGGCTCTGCCTTGCCTACCAGCAGTTCCGTGGCCTCAGGCGGGTGATGCGACCAGGAGTGTGTCTGCAG CTCCAGGATGTTCACCTGCTCCAGTCAGTGGGTGGGGGGACAAGAAGGCCAGTGCTCGCCCCCTGCCTCCGTGGCGCCGTTCTGCTTCAAAGCTTCTCTCGTCAGAAGCCTGGGACTCACTCATCCCGTCAAGCCTACGGGGCCTCCCTGTATGAGCAGTTGGTGTGGGAACGTCAGTTAGGACTTCCCCTCTACCTGTGGGCTACCAAGGCCCTGGAGGAGCTGGCCTGCAA GCTGTGTCCCCATGTGCTGAGACACCACCAGTTCCTGCAGCATTCCTCTCCTGGGAGCCCCGGCCTGGGACTGCAACTCCTGGCTCCTACCCTGGATCTTCTAGCTCTGCCAGGCAGCCCTGTTCGGAATCCGCACAGTGAGATCCTTGAAGAGCCACATCACTGTCCCCTCCAGAAA TACACTCGGCTGCAgactccctcctccttccccactctGGCCGCCCTGAAAGAGGAAGGACAGCGTAAGGCCTGGGCCTCCTTTGACCCTAAGGCCCTTCTGCCCCTCCCGGAGGCCTCGCACCTGTCCAGCTGCCAACTCAATCGCCGCCTGGCTTGGTCCTGGCTCTGTCTGCTGCCCTCTGCCTTCCACCCAGCCCAG GTTTTACTTGGGGTTCTGGTAGCTTCATCTCATAAAGGTTGTCTGCAACTTCGGGACCAAAGTGGCTCCCTgccctgcctgctcctggccAAGCACTCTCAACCCCTCAGTGACCCACGGCTGATAG GCTGCCTGGTGAGGGCAGAGAGGTTTCAGTTGATCATAGAGAGGGACGTGAGAAGCAGCTTCCCTTCCTGGAAGGAGCTGAGCGTGCCAGGCTTCATCCAGAAGCAGCAGGCCAG AGTCTATGTCCAGTTCTTTCTGGCTGATGCCCTGATCCTGCCTGTGCCCCGGCCCTCCCTTCATTCAGCAACACCCTCAATACCTCAGACAGATCCCACCAGCCCGGAGGGACCCCACCTAGGACAGAGCCGACTCTTCTTGCTCTGCCACAAGGAGGCCCTCATGAAGCGGAATTTTTGTGTCTCTCCAGGAGCAAGTCCAGAGGTGCCCAAGCCCACCCTCAGTTTCTGTGTGTTGGGGAGCTGGCTTGGGGGCACCCAGAGGAAGGAGGGGACTGGATGGGGGCTGCCCGAGCCCCAGGGAAATGACGACAAGGATCAGAAG GTTCACCTCATTTTCTTTGGCGCTTCAGTCCGCTGGTTTGAGTTCTTGCACCCGGGGCAAGTGTACCGACTCGTAGCTCCTGGCCCCCCT ACACCAATGTTGTTTGAGAAGGATGGTTCATCCTGCATATCTCGGCGTCCTCTGGAGTTGGCTGCCTGTGCATCCTGCCTCACTGTCCAGGACAACTGGACTCTGGAGCTTGAAAGCTCCCAGGATATCCAAGATGTGCTGGATGCAAACAAGGCACTGCCTGAATCCTCACTGACCGACCTGCTCAGTGACAA TCTCACAGATTCCTTGGTGTCTTTCTCCGCTGAGATTTTGTCACGGACACTGTGTGAACCCCTTGTGGCCTCTCTCTGGATGAAGCTGG GGAACACGGGGGCCATGAGAAGGTGTGTGAAGCTAACCGTCGCTCTTGAGACTGCTGGCTGTGAATTCCCCCCTCACCTGGATGTATATATCGAAGACCCCTACTTGCCTCCCTCACTAGGACTCCTTCCAGGAGCCCGGGTCCACTTTAGCCAGCTGGAGAAAAGGGTTTCCAG ATCTCACAATGTTTATTGTTGTTTCCGGTCATCCACTTACGTGCAGGTCCTGAGTTTTCCCCCTGAGACCACCATCAG CGTTCCCCTGCCCTACATCTACCTGGCTCAACTTCTGCAGGGTGGTCAGTCCCCATTCCAGGCCACTACCTCTTGCCATATCGTCTCCGTCTTCAGCCTTCAGCTCTTCTGGGTGTGTGCTTATTGTACCAGCATCTGCCCCCAG GGAAAGTGCAGTCGGCTGGGCCCCACATGCCCTACACAGACATCTGTAAGCCAGGCCACCATCAG GCTCCTGGTGGAGGACGGGACTGCCGAAGCCGTGGTGACCTGTAGGAATCACCATGTAGCAGCAGCACTAGGGCTGTGTCCTAGAGAGTGGGCCTCCCTCCTGGAGTTCGTGCGAGTGCCGGGCAGAGTGGGCTTGCAGTTTGCAGGGCCTGGAGCCCAACTTGAG TCCTCAGCCAGGGTTGACGAGCCTATGACCATGTTCCTCTGGACACTTTGTACTAGCCCCTCCGTCCTCCGACCTATTGTGCTTTCTTTTGAGCTGGAAAGGAAACCGTCTAAGATCGTCCCATTAG AACCTCCTCGGCTACAGCGATTCCAGTGTGGAGAGCTCCCTTTCCTGACTCACGTGAACCCCAGGCTCcgattgtcctgcctttccaTCCGAGAGTCAGAGCACTCCAGCTCTCTGGGGGCCCTTGCTTCCTCCTGGTAA
- the CTC1 gene encoding CST complex subunit CTC1 isoform X2: MMLEQAWLEDAQVFIQKTLCPAVKQPHVQLTPLVIDCVKTVWLSQGRNQGSTLPLSYSFVSVQDLKTHQHLPCCSHLSWSSTAYQAWAQEAGPNGNPLPREQLLLLGTLTDLPGDLEQECRNGSLYVRDNTGVLSCELIDLDLSWLGHLFLFPHWSYLPPARWNSSGEGHLELWDAPVPVFPLTVSPGPLTPIPVLYPESASRLLRLRNKLRGVQRNLAGNLVRLSALVKSKQKAYFILSLGRSPPAVTHVSVIVQVPAQLVWHRALRPGTAYVLTELRVSKIRGQRHHVWMTSQSSRLLLLKPECVQELELELEGPLLETDPKPLPMPSISEDEKDPKGLVRYSRLLSYSGAVTGVLNEPAGVYELDGQLGLCLAYQQFRGLRRVMRPGVCLQLQDVHLLQSVGGGTRRPVLAPCLRGAVLLQSFSRQKPGTHSSRQAYGASLYEQLVWERQLGLPLYLWATKALEELACKLCPHVLRHHQFLQHSSPGSPGLGLQLLAPTLDLLALPGSPVRNPHSEILEEPHHCPLQKYTRLQTPSSFPTLAALKEEGQRKAWASFDPKALLPLPEASHLSSCQLNRRLAWSWLCLLPSAFHPAQVLLGVLVASSHKGCLQLRDQSGSLPCLLLAKHSQPLSDPRLIGCLVRAERFQLIIERDVRSSFPSWKELSVPGFIQKQQARVYVQFFLADALILPVPRPSLHSATPSIPQTDPTSPEGPHLGQSRLFLLCHKEALMKRNFCVSPGASPEVPKPTLSFCVLGSWLGGTQRKEGTGWGLPEPQGNDDKDQKVHLIFFGASVRWFEFLHPGQVYRLVAPGPPTPMLFEKDGSSCISRRPLELAACASCLTVQDNWTLELESSQDIQDVLDANKALPESSLTDLLSDNLTDSLVSFSAEILSRTLCEPLVASLWMKLGNTGAMRRCVKLTVALETAGCEFPPHLDVYIEDPYLPPSLGLLPGARVHFSQLEKRVSRSHNVYCCFRSSTYVQVLSFPPETTISVPLPYIYLAQLLQGGQSPFQATTSCHIVSVFSLQLFWVCAYCTSICPQGKCSRLGPTCPTQTSVSQATIRLLVEDGTAEAVVTCRNHHVAAALGLCPREWASLLEFVRVPGRVGLQFAGPGAQLESSARVDEPMTMFLWTLCTSPSVLRPIVLSFELERKPSKIVPLEPPRLQRFQCGELPFLTHVNPRLRLSCLSIRESEHSSSLGALASSW; the protein is encoded by the exons ATGATGCTG GAACAAGCCTGGCTTGAGGATGCTCAGGTCTTCATCCAAAAGACCCTGTGTCCAGCTGTCAAGCAGCCTCATGTCCAGTTGACTCCATTGGTAATTGATTGTGTGAAGACTGTCTGGTTGTCCCAGGGAAGGAATCAAGGTTCTACGCTGCCCCTCAGCTATAG CTTCGTCTCAGTACAGGACCTCAAGACTCACCAGCATCTCCCATGCTGTAGCCATCTGTCCTGGAGCAGTACTGCATACCAGGCCTGGGCCCAAGAGGCTGGACCAAATGGGAACCCCCTGCCCCGAGAGCAGCTGTTGCTTTTAGGGACACTAACAGACCTACCAGGGGACTTGGAACAAGAGTGCAGGAACGGAAGCCTCTATGTGAGAGATAACACTGGCGTCCTGAGCTGTGAG CTCATCGACCTGGACCTTTCTTGGTTGGGCCATCTTTTTCTGTTCCCCCATTGGAGTTACCTCCCTCCTGCCAGGTGGAATTCCTCAGGGGAGGGGCACTTGGAGCTGTGGGATGCCCCTGTGCCAGTGTTTCCTTTGACCGTCAGTCCTGGCCCGCTCACTCCTATCCCTGTCCTCTACCCAGAGAGTGCTTCCCGCCTGCTCAGGCTCAG aaACAAGCTCAGAGGTGTGCAGCGAAACCTGGCTGGGAATCTGGTTCGACTGAGTGCTCTGGTGAAAAGTAAGCAGAAAGCTTACTTCATCCTGTCTCTTGGTAGATCACCCCCAGCTGTCACCCACGTGTCTGTCATCGTGCAG GTCCCTGCCCAGCTGGTGTGGCACAGAGCCCTTCGGCCTGGTACAGCCTATGTGCTGACAGAACTACGAGTGTCCAAGATCCGTGGTCAGCGCCACCATGTTTGGATGACCAGTCAGTCCTCCCGTTTGTTGCTGCTGAAACCAGAATGTGTGCAGGAGCTGGAACTGGAGCTGGAAGGACCCCTCTTAGAGACTGATCCCAAACCACTCCCCATGCCCAGCATTTCCGAGGACGAGAAGGATCCAAAAGGTCTTGTCCGGTATTCTAGACTCCTGTCCTATTCG GGAGCAGTGACTGGTGTGTTGAATGAGCCCGCTGGCGTCTATGAGCTGGATGGGCAGCTGGGGCTCTGCCTTGCCTACCAGCAGTTCCGTGGCCTCAGGCGGGTGATGCGACCAGGAGTGTGTCTGCAG CTCCAGGATGTTCACCTGCTCCAGTCAGTGGGTGGGGGGACAAGAAGGCCAGTGCTCGCCCCCTGCCTCCGTGGCGCCGTTCTGCTTCAAAGCTTCTCTCGTCAGAAGCCTGGGACTCACTCATCCCGTCAAGCCTACGGGGCCTCCCTGTATGAGCAGTTGGTGTGGGAACGTCAGTTAGGACTTCCCCTCTACCTGTGGGCTACCAAGGCCCTGGAGGAGCTGGCCTGCAA GCTGTGTCCCCATGTGCTGAGACACCACCAGTTCCTGCAGCATTCCTCTCCTGGGAGCCCCGGCCTGGGACTGCAACTCCTGGCTCCTACCCTGGATCTTCTAGCTCTGCCAGGCAGCCCTGTTCGGAATCCGCACAGTGAGATCCTTGAAGAGCCACATCACTGTCCCCTCCAGAAA TACACTCGGCTGCAgactccctcctccttccccactctGGCCGCCCTGAAAGAGGAAGGACAGCGTAAGGCCTGGGCCTCCTTTGACCCTAAGGCCCTTCTGCCCCTCCCGGAGGCCTCGCACCTGTCCAGCTGCCAACTCAATCGCCGCCTGGCTTGGTCCTGGCTCTGTCTGCTGCCCTCTGCCTTCCACCCAGCCCAG GTTTTACTTGGGGTTCTGGTAGCTTCATCTCATAAAGGTTGTCTGCAACTTCGGGACCAAAGTGGCTCCCTgccctgcctgctcctggccAAGCACTCTCAACCCCTCAGTGACCCACGGCTGATAG GCTGCCTGGTGAGGGCAGAGAGGTTTCAGTTGATCATAGAGAGGGACGTGAGAAGCAGCTTCCCTTCCTGGAAGGAGCTGAGCGTGCCAGGCTTCATCCAGAAGCAGCAGGCCAG AGTCTATGTCCAGTTCTTTCTGGCTGATGCCCTGATCCTGCCTGTGCCCCGGCCCTCCCTTCATTCAGCAACACCCTCAATACCTCAGACAGATCCCACCAGCCCGGAGGGACCCCACCTAGGACAGAGCCGACTCTTCTTGCTCTGCCACAAGGAGGCCCTCATGAAGCGGAATTTTTGTGTCTCTCCAGGAGCAAGTCCAGAGGTGCCCAAGCCCACCCTCAGTTTCTGTGTGTTGGGGAGCTGGCTTGGGGGCACCCAGAGGAAGGAGGGGACTGGATGGGGGCTGCCCGAGCCCCAGGGAAATGACGACAAGGATCAGAAG GTTCACCTCATTTTCTTTGGCGCTTCAGTCCGCTGGTTTGAGTTCTTGCACCCGGGGCAAGTGTACCGACTCGTAGCTCCTGGCCCCCCT ACACCAATGTTGTTTGAGAAGGATGGTTCATCCTGCATATCTCGGCGTCCTCTGGAGTTGGCTGCCTGTGCATCCTGCCTCACTGTCCAGGACAACTGGACTCTGGAGCTTGAAAGCTCCCAGGATATCCAAGATGTGCTGGATGCAAACAAGGCACTGCCTGAATCCTCACTGACCGACCTGCTCAGTGACAA TCTCACAGATTCCTTGGTGTCTTTCTCCGCTGAGATTTTGTCACGGACACTGTGTGAACCCCTTGTGGCCTCTCTCTGGATGAAGCTGG GGAACACGGGGGCCATGAGAAGGTGTGTGAAGCTAACCGTCGCTCTTGAGACTGCTGGCTGTGAATTCCCCCCTCACCTGGATGTATATATCGAAGACCCCTACTTGCCTCCCTCACTAGGACTCCTTCCAGGAGCCCGGGTCCACTTTAGCCAGCTGGAGAAAAGGGTTTCCAG ATCTCACAATGTTTATTGTTGTTTCCGGTCATCCACTTACGTGCAGGTCCTGAGTTTTCCCCCTGAGACCACCATCAG CGTTCCCCTGCCCTACATCTACCTGGCTCAACTTCTGCAGGGTGGTCAGTCCCCATTCCAGGCCACTACCTCTTGCCATATCGTCTCCGTCTTCAGCCTTCAGCTCTTCTGGGTGTGTGCTTATTGTACCAGCATCTGCCCCCAG GGAAAGTGCAGTCGGCTGGGCCCCACATGCCCTACACAGACATCTGTAAGCCAGGCCACCATCAG GCTCCTGGTGGAGGACGGGACTGCCGAAGCCGTGGTGACCTGTAGGAATCACCATGTAGCAGCAGCACTAGGGCTGTGTCCTAGAGAGTGGGCCTCCCTCCTGGAGTTCGTGCGAGTGCCGGGCAGAGTGGGCTTGCAGTTTGCAGGGCCTGGAGCCCAACTTGAG TCCTCAGCCAGGGTTGACGAGCCTATGACCATGTTCCTCTGGACACTTTGTACTAGCCCCTCCGTCCTCCGACCTATTGTGCTTTCTTTTGAGCTGGAAAGGAAACCGTCTAAGATCGTCCCATTAG AACCTCCTCGGCTACAGCGATTCCAGTGTGGAGAGCTCCCTTTCCTGACTCACGTGAACCCCAGGCTCcgattgtcctgcctttccaTCCGAGAGTCAGAGCACTCCAGCTCTCTGGGGGCCCTTGCTTCCTCCTGGTAA
- the CTC1 gene encoding CST complex subunit CTC1 isoform X3, whose product MAVGGAQVSSSEQAWLEDAQVFIQKTLCPAVKQPHVQLTPLVIDCVKTVWLSQGRNQGSTLPLSYSFVSVQDLKTHQHLPCCSHLSWSSTAYQAWAQEAGPNGNPLPREQLLLLGTLTDLPGDLEQECRNGSLYVRDNTGVLSCELIDLDLSWLGHLFLFPHWSYLPPARWNSSGEGHLELWDAPVPVFPLTVSPGPLTPIPVLYPESASRLLRLRNKLRGVQRNLAGNLVRLSALVKSKQKAYFILSLGRSPPAVTHVSVIVQELELELEGPLLETDPKPLPMPSISEDEKDPKGLVRYSRLLSYSGAVTGVLNEPAGVYELDGQLGLCLAYQQFRGLRRVMRPGVCLQLQDVHLLQSVGGGTRRPVLAPCLRGAVLLQSFSRQKPGTHSSRQAYGASLYEQLVWERQLGLPLYLWATKALEELACKLCPHVLRHHQFLQHSSPGSPGLGLQLLAPTLDLLALPGSPVRNPHSEILEEPHHCPLQKYTRLQTPSSFPTLAALKEEGQRKAWASFDPKALLPLPEASHLSSCQLNRRLAWSWLCLLPSAFHPAQVLLGVLVASSHKGCLQLRDQSGSLPCLLLAKHSQPLSDPRLIGCLVRAERFQLIIERDVRSSFPSWKELSVPGFIQKQQARVYVQFFLADALILPVPRPSLHSATPSIPQTDPTSPEGPHLGQSRLFLLCHKEALMKRNFCVSPGASPEVPKPTLSFCVLGSWLGGTQRKEGTGWGLPEPQGNDDKDQKVHLIFFGASVRWFEFLHPGQVYRLVAPGPPTPMLFEKDGSSCISRRPLELAACASCLTVQDNWTLELESSQDIQDVLDANKALPESSLTDLLSDNLTDSLVSFSAEILSRTLCEPLVASLWMKLGNTGAMRRCVKLTVALETAGCEFPPHLDVYIEDPYLPPSLGLLPGARVHFSQLEKRVSRSHNVYCCFRSSTYVQVLSFPPETTISVPLPYIYLAQLLQGGQSPFQATTSCHIVSVFSLQLFWVCAYCTSICPQGKCSRLGPTCPTQTSVSQATIRLLVEDGTAEAVVTCRNHHVAAALGLCPREWASLLEFVRVPGRVGLQFAGPGAQLESSARVDEPMTMFLWTLCTSPSVLRPIVLSFELERKPSKIVPLEPPRLQRFQCGELPFLTHVNPRLRLSCLSIRESEHSSSLGALASSW is encoded by the exons ATGGCGGTTGGCGGGGCTCAGGTCTCTTCCTCT GAACAAGCCTGGCTTGAGGATGCTCAGGTCTTCATCCAAAAGACCCTGTGTCCAGCTGTCAAGCAGCCTCATGTCCAGTTGACTCCATTGGTAATTGATTGTGTGAAGACTGTCTGGTTGTCCCAGGGAAGGAATCAAGGTTCTACGCTGCCCCTCAGCTATAG CTTCGTCTCAGTACAGGACCTCAAGACTCACCAGCATCTCCCATGCTGTAGCCATCTGTCCTGGAGCAGTACTGCATACCAGGCCTGGGCCCAAGAGGCTGGACCAAATGGGAACCCCCTGCCCCGAGAGCAGCTGTTGCTTTTAGGGACACTAACAGACCTACCAGGGGACTTGGAACAAGAGTGCAGGAACGGAAGCCTCTATGTGAGAGATAACACTGGCGTCCTGAGCTGTGAG CTCATCGACCTGGACCTTTCTTGGTTGGGCCATCTTTTTCTGTTCCCCCATTGGAGTTACCTCCCTCCTGCCAGGTGGAATTCCTCAGGGGAGGGGCACTTGGAGCTGTGGGATGCCCCTGTGCCAGTGTTTCCTTTGACCGTCAGTCCTGGCCCGCTCACTCCTATCCCTGTCCTCTACCCAGAGAGTGCTTCCCGCCTGCTCAGGCTCAG aaACAAGCTCAGAGGTGTGCAGCGAAACCTGGCTGGGAATCTGGTTCGACTGAGTGCTCTGGTGAAAAGTAAGCAGAAAGCTTACTTCATCCTGTCTCTTGGTAGATCACCCCCAGCTGTCACCCACGTGTCTGTCATCGTGCAG GAGCTGGAACTGGAGCTGGAAGGACCCCTCTTAGAGACTGATCCCAAACCACTCCCCATGCCCAGCATTTCCGAGGACGAGAAGGATCCAAAAGGTCTTGTCCGGTATTCTAGACTCCTGTCCTATTCG GGAGCAGTGACTGGTGTGTTGAATGAGCCCGCTGGCGTCTATGAGCTGGATGGGCAGCTGGGGCTCTGCCTTGCCTACCAGCAGTTCCGTGGCCTCAGGCGGGTGATGCGACCAGGAGTGTGTCTGCAG CTCCAGGATGTTCACCTGCTCCAGTCAGTGGGTGGGGGGACAAGAAGGCCAGTGCTCGCCCCCTGCCTCCGTGGCGCCGTTCTGCTTCAAAGCTTCTCTCGTCAGAAGCCTGGGACTCACTCATCCCGTCAAGCCTACGGGGCCTCCCTGTATGAGCAGTTGGTGTGGGAACGTCAGTTAGGACTTCCCCTCTACCTGTGGGCTACCAAGGCCCTGGAGGAGCTGGCCTGCAA GCTGTGTCCCCATGTGCTGAGACACCACCAGTTCCTGCAGCATTCCTCTCCTGGGAGCCCCGGCCTGGGACTGCAACTCCTGGCTCCTACCCTGGATCTTCTAGCTCTGCCAGGCAGCCCTGTTCGGAATCCGCACAGTGAGATCCTTGAAGAGCCACATCACTGTCCCCTCCAGAAA TACACTCGGCTGCAgactccctcctccttccccactctGGCCGCCCTGAAAGAGGAAGGACAGCGTAAGGCCTGGGCCTCCTTTGACCCTAAGGCCCTTCTGCCCCTCCCGGAGGCCTCGCACCTGTCCAGCTGCCAACTCAATCGCCGCCTGGCTTGGTCCTGGCTCTGTCTGCTGCCCTCTGCCTTCCACCCAGCCCAG GTTTTACTTGGGGTTCTGGTAGCTTCATCTCATAAAGGTTGTCTGCAACTTCGGGACCAAAGTGGCTCCCTgccctgcctgctcctggccAAGCACTCTCAACCCCTCAGTGACCCACGGCTGATAG GCTGCCTGGTGAGGGCAGAGAGGTTTCAGTTGATCATAGAGAGGGACGTGAGAAGCAGCTTCCCTTCCTGGAAGGAGCTGAGCGTGCCAGGCTTCATCCAGAAGCAGCAGGCCAG AGTCTATGTCCAGTTCTTTCTGGCTGATGCCCTGATCCTGCCTGTGCCCCGGCCCTCCCTTCATTCAGCAACACCCTCAATACCTCAGACAGATCCCACCAGCCCGGAGGGACCCCACCTAGGACAGAGCCGACTCTTCTTGCTCTGCCACAAGGAGGCCCTCATGAAGCGGAATTTTTGTGTCTCTCCAGGAGCAAGTCCAGAGGTGCCCAAGCCCACCCTCAGTTTCTGTGTGTTGGGGAGCTGGCTTGGGGGCACCCAGAGGAAGGAGGGGACTGGATGGGGGCTGCCCGAGCCCCAGGGAAATGACGACAAGGATCAGAAG GTTCACCTCATTTTCTTTGGCGCTTCAGTCCGCTGGTTTGAGTTCTTGCACCCGGGGCAAGTGTACCGACTCGTAGCTCCTGGCCCCCCT ACACCAATGTTGTTTGAGAAGGATGGTTCATCCTGCATATCTCGGCGTCCTCTGGAGTTGGCTGCCTGTGCATCCTGCCTCACTGTCCAGGACAACTGGACTCTGGAGCTTGAAAGCTCCCAGGATATCCAAGATGTGCTGGATGCAAACAAGGCACTGCCTGAATCCTCACTGACCGACCTGCTCAGTGACAA TCTCACAGATTCCTTGGTGTCTTTCTCCGCTGAGATTTTGTCACGGACACTGTGTGAACCCCTTGTGGCCTCTCTCTGGATGAAGCTGG GGAACACGGGGGCCATGAGAAGGTGTGTGAAGCTAACCGTCGCTCTTGAGACTGCTGGCTGTGAATTCCCCCCTCACCTGGATGTATATATCGAAGACCCCTACTTGCCTCCCTCACTAGGACTCCTTCCAGGAGCCCGGGTCCACTTTAGCCAGCTGGAGAAAAGGGTTTCCAG ATCTCACAATGTTTATTGTTGTTTCCGGTCATCCACTTACGTGCAGGTCCTGAGTTTTCCCCCTGAGACCACCATCAG CGTTCCCCTGCCCTACATCTACCTGGCTCAACTTCTGCAGGGTGGTCAGTCCCCATTCCAGGCCACTACCTCTTGCCATATCGTCTCCGTCTTCAGCCTTCAGCTCTTCTGGGTGTGTGCTTATTGTACCAGCATCTGCCCCCAG GGAAAGTGCAGTCGGCTGGGCCCCACATGCCCTACACAGACATCTGTAAGCCAGGCCACCATCAG GCTCCTGGTGGAGGACGGGACTGCCGAAGCCGTGGTGACCTGTAGGAATCACCATGTAGCAGCAGCACTAGGGCTGTGTCCTAGAGAGTGGGCCTCCCTCCTGGAGTTCGTGCGAGTGCCGGGCAGAGTGGGCTTGCAGTTTGCAGGGCCTGGAGCCCAACTTGAG TCCTCAGCCAGGGTTGACGAGCCTATGACCATGTTCCTCTGGACACTTTGTACTAGCCCCTCCGTCCTCCGACCTATTGTGCTTTCTTTTGAGCTGGAAAGGAAACCGTCTAAGATCGTCCCATTAG AACCTCCTCGGCTACAGCGATTCCAGTGTGGAGAGCTCCCTTTCCTGACTCACGTGAACCCCAGGCTCcgattgtcctgcctttccaTCCGAGAGTCAGAGCACTCCAGCTCTCTGGGGGCCCTTGCTTCCTCCTGGTAA